The Citrifermentans bemidjiense Bem genome window below encodes:
- a CDS encoding superoxide dismutase has translation MTAFTAKDYSRLIGMPGFSETLLNNHFTLYQGYVKNTNTLDDALTELRKSGKGSDPGFAELKRRFGWEFNGMRLHEYYFENLGGNQPINQDGRLASRIHQDFGGFDEWVQDFKSVGAMRGIGWAIMYQDLSNGRLLNFWINEHDAGHPAGCTPVLIMDVFEHAFMTDYGLKRADYINAFFQNIDWNSAEQRLQM, from the coding sequence ATGACAGCGTTCACGGCAAAGGACTACTCGAGGCTGATAGGGATGCCTGGGTTCAGCGAGACACTCCTCAACAACCATTTCACCCTTTACCAGGGGTACGTAAAGAACACCAACACCCTCGACGACGCCCTGACGGAGCTGCGCAAGTCCGGCAAGGGGAGCGACCCCGGCTTCGCCGAGCTCAAGCGCCGCTTCGGCTGGGAGTTCAACGGCATGAGGCTGCACGAGTACTACTTCGAGAACCTGGGCGGGAATCAGCCGATAAACCAGGACGGGAGGCTCGCCTCCAGGATCCACCAGGATTTCGGCGGGTTCGACGAGTGGGTACAGGACTTCAAGTCGGTCGGGGCCATGCGCGGCATAGGCTGGGCCATCATGTACCAGGACCTCAGCAACGGCAGGCTGCTCAACTTCTGGATCAACGAGCATGACGCCGGCCATCCTGCCGGGTGCACCCCGGTCCTGATCATGGACGTCTTCGAACATGCCTTCATGACCGATTACGGCCTGAAGCGCGCCGACTACATCAACGCTTTCTTTCAGAACATCGACTGGAACAGCGCGGAGCAGCGGTTGCAGATGTGA
- a CDS encoding CehA/McbA family metallohydrolase domain-containing protein has product MMNTDKALKVRRGLGVAVLLSVMVAATASAEEERHQVHHQVSAGRWIAGDFHNHTYLTDGSNVEADVLANAFRFGLGWIANSEHGGTSARSPQGAAWPTDTLFLGNPPAGKMWRWQSLEQYSYPIIAEARTTNPDKLIVQGYEWNVPTHEHASVGIVGSAEQGGKAIAQHEYLFDAGDSGSTSDSYLGVTGKVVANSHDKAVAGARWLEENYSKASYFLLNHPSRTLKYSIADIRDFNNAAPDVAFGFEGIPGHQKEAQRGGYGGASPKSRTYGGADYMVAKVGGLWDALLGEGRHFYCFVNSDFHSVGGDFWPGEYAKSYTFARDENHDGNISPDELVDGLRSGNSFAVHGDLISALDFTAGHGDRRAAMGSELHLDKGANLTIKIRFKSPERNNNGDAVAVDHIDLIAGEITGKVAKFMEDGVTPNPNYGKDTNKSTRVVATFAKKDFEVDEDGYRTIVYPVKHLKKATYFRLRGTNLASNTANETDAQGNPLIDDLMGGNTPANAYADLWFYSNPIFVHVSQ; this is encoded by the coding sequence ATGATGAATACAGACAAAGCATTGAAGGTACGAAGAGGCCTAGGGGTGGCGGTTCTGCTGTCGGTTATGGTTGCCGCGACTGCATCTGCAGAAGAAGAGCGCCACCAGGTTCATCACCAGGTTTCGGCAGGACGCTGGATTGCCGGCGACTTTCACAACCACACCTATCTGACCGACGGCAGCAACGTCGAGGCCGACGTGCTCGCCAATGCCTTCAGGTTTGGTTTGGGCTGGATCGCCAATTCCGAGCATGGCGGCACTTCCGCACGCAGCCCGCAGGGAGCGGCATGGCCGACCGATACCCTTTTTCTCGGCAACCCTCCTGCAGGCAAGATGTGGCGCTGGCAGTCGCTCGAACAGTACTCGTATCCGATCATCGCCGAGGCGCGTACAACCAACCCGGACAAGCTGATCGTCCAAGGCTATGAGTGGAACGTGCCGACCCACGAACACGCCAGTGTCGGCATAGTCGGCTCGGCAGAACAGGGGGGCAAGGCTATTGCCCAGCATGAATACCTTTTCGATGCCGGAGATAGCGGATCGACCAGCGACAGTTACCTCGGCGTCACCGGCAAAGTCGTTGCCAATTCCCACGACAAGGCAGTAGCAGGGGCCAGGTGGTTGGAGGAAAACTATTCCAAAGCCAGCTATTTTCTGCTAAACCACCCGTCCCGTACCCTGAAATATAGCATCGCCGACATCCGCGATTTCAACAATGCCGCACCTGACGTCGCTTTTGGCTTCGAGGGCATTCCCGGCCACCAGAAAGAGGCCCAGCGTGGCGGCTACGGCGGCGCCTCGCCCAAGTCCCGCACCTATGGCGGCGCCGATTACATGGTCGCCAAGGTGGGAGGGCTGTGGGACGCGTTGCTCGGCGAAGGGCGTCACTTCTACTGCTTCGTCAACTCCGACTTCCACAGTGTCGGCGGCGATTTCTGGCCCGGCGAGTATGCGAAGTCCTACACCTTTGCGCGCGACGAGAACCACGACGGTAACATTTCGCCCGACGAACTGGTCGACGGCCTCCGCTCCGGCAACTCGTTCGCGGTGCACGGAGACCTGATTTCCGCCCTCGACTTTACCGCCGGGCACGGCGACCGTCGTGCCGCCATGGGAAGCGAACTCCACCTGGACAAAGGTGCGAACCTGACCATCAAGATCCGCTTCAAGAGTCCCGAGCGCAACAACAACGGCGATGCGGTCGCGGTTGACCACATCGACCTGATCGCAGGCGAAATAACCGGTAAGGTTGCCAAGTTCATGGAAGACGGCGTGACCCCTAACCCGAACTACGGCAAAGATACCAACAAGTCGACCCGCGTGGTTGCCACCTTTGCCAAGAAGGACTTCGAGGTGGACGAGGACGGCTACCGCACCATCGTCTATCCCGTGAAACACCTGAAGAAGGCCACCTACTTCAGGCTCCGCGGCACCAATCTGGCGTCGAATACCGCCAATGAGACTGATGCCCAGGGTAACCCGCTAATCGACGACCTGATGGGGGGGAATACCCCTGCGAATGCGTATGCCGATCTCTGGTTTTATTCGAACCCGATATTCGTTCACGTGTCTCAGTAG
- a CDS encoding lipocalin-like domain-containing protein — protein MRRLYYLMAALVILLSALGYFYARKGKEPEAEKTYSLNEALGGSAAEGFNRAERARRFSFPADHGPHEGFRNEWWYFTGNLTGASGRRFGYQLTFFRSALTPHPVKRESAWGTNEVFMAHFAVTDVEGKRFRFGERFTRAALGLAGAGGRPLAVRLEDWSVLETGAKPWSAKLTAADGAMAIDLDLTSLKPVILNGEGGLSRKSGASGNASYYYSIPRLSTSGTIRIGEDSFKVSGISWLDREWSTSALDKDQAGWDWFALHLSDGRDIMYYQLRRRDGSRDPFSAGTLVGTGGSYRHLKREEVRLEPLRRWTSPKSGASYPSGWRLKIPSQGIDIEVAPLLADQELAAGFRYWEGAVEVRGSTGGSGYLEMTGY, from the coding sequence ATGCGCCGCCTCTATTACCTCATGGCCGCCTTGGTGATCCTCCTGTCTGCTTTGGGATACTTTTATGCCAGGAAAGGGAAGGAACCCGAGGCGGAGAAAACCTACAGCCTTAACGAGGCCTTGGGTGGGAGTGCGGCGGAAGGGTTCAATAGGGCCGAGAGGGCTAGGCGCTTCAGTTTCCCCGCGGATCACGGGCCGCACGAGGGATTCAGAAACGAGTGGTGGTACTTCACCGGGAACCTGACCGGAGCCTCCGGGCGCCGCTTCGGCTACCAGCTCACCTTCTTCAGATCGGCCCTCACCCCGCATCCGGTAAAGAGGGAGTCTGCCTGGGGGACCAACGAGGTCTTCATGGCGCACTTCGCAGTGACCGACGTGGAGGGGAAGCGGTTCCGCTTCGGCGAGCGTTTCACCCGCGCCGCCCTTGGGCTCGCGGGTGCTGGAGGGCGCCCCCTTGCCGTGCGCCTGGAAGATTGGTCCGTCCTGGAGACGGGGGCAAAGCCTTGGAGCGCCAAACTGACCGCGGCCGATGGCGCCATGGCCATCGACCTGGACCTCACGAGCCTGAAGCCGGTGATACTAAACGGGGAAGGGGGGCTCAGCCGAAAGAGCGGAGCTTCGGGAAACGCCTCCTATTACTACAGCATCCCCAGGCTTAGCACCTCCGGTACCATCCGGATCGGCGAGGACTCCTTCAAGGTCTCTGGCATCTCCTGGCTCGATCGTGAATGGAGCACAAGCGCCCTGGACAAGGACCAGGCCGGCTGGGACTGGTTCGCGCTGCACCTTTCCGACGGCCGCGACATCATGTACTACCAGTTGCGCAGGCGCGACGGCAGCCGCGATCCATTCTCCGCAGGCACCCTGGTAGGTACCGGCGGCAGTTACCGGCATCTAAAACGCGAGGAGGTCCGACTTGAGCCGTTGCGGCGCTGGACCAGCCCGAAGAGTGGCGCCAGCTATCCCTCCGGCTGGCGCCTGAAGATACCGTCGCAAGGGATAGACATCGAGGTAGCGCCGCTTTTGGCCGACCAGGAATTGGCTGCAGGTTTCCGCTATTGGGAAGGGGCGGTGGAGGTGCGAGGGAGCACAGGCGGTTCGGGATATTTGGAGATGACGGGGTATTAG
- a CDS encoding ABC transporter permease, with the protein MILWRAGVRNVLRHPWLTVLAVLGVALGVAVVTAVDHANQAAQRAFQIAAETVAGRATHQIVGGPSGLPEQLFRTIKVDLRFRAAAPVVTGNLQLAGKPGRTFQLIGVDPFSESPIRSFSSRFTDKEILPKLMGRPGTVLMLRRSATELGLARGQSFAVDVAGWRRQLILAGYIEPPDEVSGVALASVLVSDIATAQEILNSTGRLSRIDLVVPEGREGEKVLRQLGAVLPPEASIVPAGARAGAMEKMTRAFRLNLTALSLLALVVGMFLIYNTMTFSVIRRRRLIGMLRALGVSRREIFVMICAEALLIGAAGTVAGLFCGEILGSELTRLVTRTINDLYFVMEVRRVPLLPLALWKGALLGVGATLVAAVPAALEATSVPPRAVLSRSLIEARHRKLVPLATLGGVLLMLTGCGLFLYPLGGVAGGFVGLFAVIVGYTLLVPMALLAFSRALRPAMGKLAGSIGKMAARGVAVSLSRTGVATAALVVAVSAGIGVGIMVGGFRLTVQNWLANWLQADVYLTSADKSGGRYRPPLNPALVRRLSSLQGTAGFTLSRRVSLEGAGGATELFSVSVPEATFARYPFKEGNPKVAWKSFQEGYSVLVSEPYSYRHRVRIGDRVALRTRYGMKLFPVSAIIYDYGTDTGIVIMSRRGYLENFDDPSVDGMSFTAGPAQSVAALMQLIRERAGEERINVISNAELRRATVEIFDRTFAITSVLRILTMLVAFVGVLSALMAMQVERARELAVLRAVGLTPGQVWGVVCGETFLIGLIGGVLSLPLGILEALVLIYVVNLRSFGWTMQLSIDPAYLLQALLLSVSAALLAGIYPSLRIARNSPALALKEED; encoded by the coding sequence ATGATCCTTTGGCGGGCGGGGGTGCGCAACGTGCTTCGCCATCCCTGGCTCACGGTGCTGGCGGTGCTGGGAGTCGCCCTCGGCGTCGCCGTGGTCACAGCCGTCGACCACGCCAACCAGGCCGCGCAGCGCGCCTTCCAGATCGCCGCGGAGACCGTCGCCGGGCGCGCCACCCACCAGATAGTCGGCGGGCCTTCCGGGCTCCCGGAACAGCTTTTCCGCACCATCAAGGTCGACCTCCGTTTCCGCGCCGCTGCTCCCGTGGTGACCGGGAACCTGCAGCTTGCAGGCAAGCCTGGGAGAACCTTCCAACTCATCGGCGTCGATCCCTTCTCAGAATCCCCCATACGCTCTTTCAGCTCCCGTTTCACCGACAAGGAGATCCTGCCCAAGCTCATGGGACGCCCCGGCACCGTCCTTATGCTGCGTCGCAGCGCCACGGAGCTCGGGCTCGCGCGCGGACAGAGCTTCGCCGTGGACGTCGCCGGGTGGAGGCGCCAACTGATCCTGGCGGGATACATCGAGCCGCCAGACGAGGTGAGCGGGGTCGCCCTTGCTTCCGTCCTGGTGAGCGACATCGCCACCGCGCAGGAGATACTCAACAGTACCGGACGCCTGTCACGCATCGACCTGGTCGTCCCCGAGGGGAGGGAAGGGGAGAAGGTGCTGCGGCAGTTGGGCGCCGTGCTCCCCCCCGAGGCCAGCATCGTTCCCGCTGGCGCCCGCGCAGGCGCGATGGAAAAGATGACCCGCGCCTTCCGCCTCAACCTCACCGCCTTGAGCCTTTTGGCACTCGTTGTCGGCATGTTCCTCATCTACAACACCATGACCTTTTCGGTGATCCGCAGAAGACGCCTGATCGGCATGCTGCGCGCCCTGGGCGTGAGCCGCAGGGAGATCTTTGTGATGATCTGCGCCGAAGCCCTCTTGATCGGCGCGGCAGGCACCGTCGCCGGGCTATTTTGCGGGGAGATCCTGGGGAGCGAACTGACGCGCCTGGTAACGAGGACCATCAACGACCTGTATTTCGTGATGGAGGTGCGCAGGGTTCCTCTGCTCCCCTTGGCACTTTGGAAGGGGGCTCTGCTCGGCGTAGGGGCGACGCTCGTCGCGGCCGTCCCCGCCGCCCTGGAGGCGACCAGCGTGCCCCCCCGGGCGGTCCTGTCGCGCTCGCTGATCGAGGCGCGGCACAGGAAGCTGGTGCCGCTGGCGACCCTTGGCGGGGTGCTGCTGATGCTAACCGGTTGCGGCCTTTTCCTTTATCCGCTAGGGGGCGTGGCAGGAGGCTTTGTCGGGCTCTTCGCCGTCATCGTCGGCTATACCCTCCTGGTTCCCATGGCGCTGCTGGCCTTTTCCCGGGCGCTCCGCCCGGCGATGGGGAAGCTCGCAGGGTCGATAGGGAAGATGGCTGCGCGCGGGGTGGCGGTCTCGCTGTCACGTACCGGGGTGGCTACCGCCGCGCTGGTGGTGGCGGTCTCGGCAGGGATCGGGGTCGGGATCATGGTGGGGGGCTTCCGCCTGACCGTCCAGAATTGGCTGGCCAACTGGCTGCAGGCCGACGTCTACCTCACCTCCGCCGACAAAAGCGGCGGACGCTACCGGCCTCCGCTTAATCCCGCCCTGGTGCGGCGTCTTTCCTCATTGCAGGGCACAGCCGGGTTCACCCTTTCCCGGCGGGTCTCACTGGAAGGGGCCGGCGGGGCGACCGAACTCTTTTCGGTCTCGGTGCCGGAGGCGACCTTCGCCCGCTATCCCTTCAAGGAGGGGAATCCCAAGGTCGCCTGGAAGAGCTTCCAGGAAGGATACTCGGTGCTGGTCTCCGAGCCGTACAGCTACCGCCACCGGGTGCGCATCGGAGACCGGGTCGCGCTCCGCACCCGGTATGGGATGAAGCTGTTCCCGGTCTCCGCCATCATCTACGACTACGGCACCGATACCGGCATCGTGATCATGAGCCGCAGGGGGTACCTGGAAAACTTCGACGACCCTTCCGTCGACGGGATGTCCTTTACCGCTGGACCGGCGCAGAGCGTTGCGGCACTGATGCAACTGATCCGGGAGAGGGCAGGGGAAGAGAGGATCAACGTCATCTCCAATGCGGAGCTGCGCCGGGCGACGGTCGAGATCTTCGACCGTACCTTCGCCATCACCTCGGTGCTCAGAATACTCACCATGCTGGTCGCCTTCGTCGGGGTTCTCTCCGCGCTCATGGCCATGCAGGTGGAGCGCGCAAGGGAGTTGGCAGTGCTGCGGGCGGTGGGGCTTACGCCGGGTCAGGTCTGGGGGGTGGTCTGCGGCGAGACCTTCCTGATCGGGCTCATCGGCGGGGTGCTGTCGCTTCCGCTGGGCATCCTGGAGGCGCTGGTCCTCATTTACGTGGTGAACCTGCGCTCCTTCGGCTGGACCATGCAGCTCTCCATCGACCCCGCCTACCTGTTGCAGGCCTTGCTTCTTTCCGTGTCAGCGGCGCTTCTGGCCGGCATCTACCCGTCGCTCAGGATCGCCCGCAACTCTCCCGCGCTGGCCCTGAAGGAGGAGGATTAG
- a CDS encoding ABC transporter ATP-binding protein yields MADPIIELTGICKSFQEGERERVVFRNASLAVETGEWLFLLGRSGSGKSTLLNLLSGIDLPDSGEVRVAGQPLNRQSERERTLFRRSSIGFVFQFYNLIPTLTVLENVLLPLELAGLLNPEHDKLARDLLEQVGLADRAASFPDRLSGGEQQRVAVARALVHRPKLVLADEPTGNLDAETGRQVLDLFQRLLRESGTTLVLVTHSAEVAALADRVLTIENGLLVEAGRRSGGKP; encoded by the coding sequence GTGGCCGATCCGATCATCGAGCTGACCGGGATATGCAAATCGTTCCAGGAGGGGGAGCGGGAGCGGGTGGTTTTCCGTAACGCCTCTCTTGCCGTGGAAACGGGCGAGTGGCTCTTTTTGTTAGGGCGCAGCGGCTCGGGTAAATCAACCCTGCTCAACCTGTTAAGCGGCATCGACCTTCCCGATTCGGGCGAAGTGCGGGTGGCGGGTCAGCCCCTGAACCGCCAGAGCGAACGCGAGCGGACCCTGTTCCGGCGCAGCAGCATCGGCTTCGTCTTCCAGTTCTACAATCTCATCCCCACCTTGACCGTCCTGGAAAACGTCCTGCTCCCCCTGGAGCTGGCCGGCCTCCTCAACCCAGAACACGATAAATTGGCGCGCGACCTGCTGGAGCAGGTGGGACTCGCGGACCGCGCGGCGAGCTTTCCGGACCGGCTGTCCGGCGGCGAGCAGCAGCGCGTTGCCGTGGCACGCGCCCTGGTGCACCGGCCCAAGCTGGTGCTGGCCGACGAGCCCACCGGCAATCTCGACGCCGAGACGGGGCGGCAGGTGCTCGACCTTTTCCAGCGCCTGTTAAGGGAGAGCGGAACGACGCTGGTGCTGGTGACCCATAGCGCCGAGGTCGCGGCCCTGGCCGACCGGGTGCTCACCATCGAGAACGGGCTTCTGGTCGAGGCCGGGCGCCGCTCTGGTGGTAAACCATGA
- a CDS encoding AI-2E family transporter produces the protein MDKKTYFSILAAFLTIAAIALIVLLAVPILKPLAWALIIGIATMPHYNRILKRFPERAGRASGLMVLAVSLCLVLPATWLVVTAAVSAPDWYRQVEQLVQDFSKTGSGALSQLPFYDRIMGLVQKFGIDLAGIGQKAASSASTIVLNTATDMVRNLFDLIFTLLVALFLLFFVYRDGERAVSVCIAKLAPDQRRAQHLAAQIRSITTAVTVGTLLTCATQGVLAGLGYWVAGVPAPIFCGALTAIAALVPVVGTGVVWVPLVALIAVQGSYLNAVLLALWCILFVGVADNAIRPLAVGASSDVSVLAVVAGAICGVVIMGVLGLIVGPLIFAVLFSIWDDVVAEPGSIEYGGEAP, from the coding sequence ATGGATAAAAAAACCTATTTCAGCATTCTCGCCGCTTTTTTGACCATAGCTGCCATAGCTCTCATCGTCCTACTCGCCGTCCCCATACTTAAGCCCCTCGCCTGGGCGCTCATCATCGGCATCGCCACCATGCCCCACTACAACAGGATCCTCAAGCGCTTTCCCGAGCGTGCCGGCCGTGCGTCGGGACTTATGGTGCTGGCGGTGAGCTTGTGCCTGGTGCTTCCCGCGACCTGGCTGGTGGTGACGGCCGCCGTCAGCGCCCCCGACTGGTACCGCCAGGTCGAGCAACTAGTTCAAGATTTCAGCAAGACAGGAAGCGGAGCGCTGAGCCAGTTGCCGTTCTACGACCGGATCATGGGCCTGGTGCAGAAGTTCGGCATCGATCTGGCCGGGATCGGTCAAAAAGCCGCCTCCAGCGCTTCGACCATCGTCCTCAACACCGCCACCGACATGGTCCGCAACCTTTTCGATCTCATCTTCACCCTGCTGGTCGCCCTGTTCCTGCTTTTCTTCGTTTACCGCGACGGAGAACGGGCAGTCTCGGTCTGCATCGCAAAGCTCGCCCCGGACCAGCGCAGGGCGCAGCACTTAGCGGCCCAGATCCGTTCCATCACCACGGCCGTCACCGTCGGCACCCTGCTTACCTGCGCCACCCAGGGGGTCCTCGCTGGTCTCGGCTACTGGGTCGCCGGCGTTCCCGCGCCTATCTTTTGCGGCGCTCTCACCGCCATCGCCGCTTTGGTGCCGGTGGTCGGCACAGGCGTCGTCTGGGTCCCGCTGGTCGCGCTTATTGCAGTGCAAGGTTCCTACCTTAACGCCGTCCTTCTTGCGCTATGGTGCATCCTCTTCGTGGGTGTAGCCGATAACGCCATCCGGCCGCTCGCCGTCGGCGCCTCCAGCGACGTCTCGGTCCTCGCCGTCGTCGCCGGGGCCATCTGCGGCGTGGTGATCATGGGGGTCCTCGGGCTGATCGTGGGGCCGTTGATCTTCGCGGTCCTGTTCAGCATCTGGGACGATGTCGTTGCCGAACCGGGATCGATCGAATACGGCGGCGAAGCCCCCTGA
- a CDS encoding lipoprotein insertase outer membrane protein LolB — protein MSFFVRNLLLSLLLLPALLSGCATAQKPLTGLVPGRTVETVQSSISISVSAGTQSTGGRGYLAYQAPALFHLVLLTPFGQTVLEAFSENDRFTCVVPDRRVAYTGLVSELPDNSVLKSVDLLKWVMAPAPFPVPAPAAGETVQVSGVSYRFDKNGMLERKVSSEGDQVSYRNYQSIEGVAFPESVEVQNRYGAKVRIVFDEPQLNATVEESTLKPDLTGLSVLPLAEFKSL, from the coding sequence ATGTCCTTTTTCGTCCGAAATCTTTTACTATCCCTACTGTTGCTGCCGGCGCTTCTCTCCGGCTGCGCCACTGCCCAAAAACCGCTCACCGGGCTCGTCCCGGGACGCACCGTTGAGACGGTCCAGTCCTCCATATCCATCTCCGTCAGTGCCGGCACGCAAAGTACCGGTGGGCGCGGGTACCTGGCCTACCAGGCCCCGGCGCTCTTTCACCTGGTGCTCCTTACTCCCTTCGGCCAGACGGTGCTGGAGGCGTTCAGCGAAAACGACCGTTTCACCTGCGTGGTCCCCGACCGCCGCGTCGCCTATACCGGTCTTGTCTCGGAACTTCCCGACAACAGCGTCTTGAAGAGCGTTGACCTCCTCAAGTGGGTGATGGCTCCGGCGCCTTTCCCTGTCCCCGCGCCCGCCGCCGGAGAAACGGTGCAGGTCTCAGGGGTGAGTTACCGCTTCGACAAGAACGGCATGCTGGAGCGCAAGGTCTCAAGCGAAGGGGACCAAGTCTCCTACCGGAATTACCAAAGTATCGAAGGGGTTGCCTTTCCCGAGTCGGTAGAGGTGCAGAACCGCTACGGCGCCAAGGTCCGCATCGTCTTCGACGAACCGCAGCTGAACGCGACTGTGGAGGAGTCGACACTGAAGCCGGATCTCACAGGTCTTTCGGTGCTCCCCCTGGCGGAGTTCAAGTCGCTTTAA